Proteins encoded within one genomic window of Mesobacillus subterraneus:
- a CDS encoding cold-shock protein — MKNGKVKWFNAEKGFGFIEAEDGNDVFVHYSAIQTEGFKSLEEGQEVSFEVVEGARGPQAANVTKL; from the coding sequence ATGAAAAACGGTAAAGTTAAATGGTTCAATGCGGAAAAAGGGTTTGGATTCATTGAAGCTGAAGACGGAAATGACGTTTTCGTACATTACTCTGCTATTCAAACAGAAGGCTTCAAATCATTAGAAGAAGGCCAGGAAGTATCTTTTGAGGTTGTGGAAGGTGCTCGAGGACCACAAGCTGCTAACGTTACGAAACTATAA
- a CDS encoding methionine biosynthesis PLP-dependent protein: protein MAEMDTKLAQLGNRSETSTGAVNPPIYLTTAYRHEEIGQSSGYDYVRTGNPTREILENAIADLEEGDRGFACSSGMAAIWTVLSLFEHGDEWIVSKDLYGGTYRLLEQGFRKWGLNSTYADMANLNEIKSAINHSTKALFVETPTNPLMEQANIEAIAKITKEHGILLIVDNTFYTPLLQKPITLGADIVIHSATKYLGGHNDVLAGLIVARGQQLCDSLFLHQNGGGAVLSPFDSWLLIRGMKTLALRMERHEQNARELVDYLQGHNAVRDVLYPGRGGMISFRVHSSAMVNPFLKSLSTITFAESLGGVESFITYPATQTHADIPAEIREKTGVCDRLLRFSVGIENMEDLIEDLEKAFKKALQEAEVL, encoded by the coding sequence TTGGCAGAAATGGATACGAAATTAGCCCAGCTTGGTAACAGAAGTGAAACATCTACAGGAGCGGTCAATCCACCAATCTATTTAACGACCGCCTACCGCCATGAAGAGATTGGACAGTCCAGCGGTTATGATTATGTGCGCACCGGCAACCCGACTCGCGAAATTCTTGAGAACGCGATTGCAGACCTGGAGGAAGGTGACCGCGGCTTTGCCTGCAGCTCAGGAATGGCAGCAATTTGGACAGTTCTCTCCTTATTCGAGCACGGGGATGAATGGATTGTCTCAAAAGATTTATACGGGGGCACTTATCGTCTCCTAGAACAAGGCTTCAGAAAGTGGGGATTAAATAGTACATATGCAGACATGGCGAATTTAAACGAAATCAAATCAGCGATCAATCATAGTACGAAGGCTCTTTTTGTGGAAACCCCGACGAATCCGCTCATGGAACAAGCTAATATTGAAGCAATAGCAAAAATAACAAAAGAACACGGTATTTTATTGATTGTGGATAATACCTTCTATACTCCCCTGCTGCAAAAACCAATCACACTTGGAGCGGATATCGTCATCCACAGTGCCACGAAATATCTTGGCGGGCATAATGATGTCCTTGCTGGTCTGATTGTTGCCAGGGGACAGCAGTTATGTGATTCTCTTTTCCTTCATCAAAATGGCGGCGGTGCGGTATTAAGTCCATTCGATTCCTGGCTGCTTATCCGCGGGATGAAGACTCTGGCATTAAGGATGGAACGACACGAGCAAAATGCCAGGGAACTTGTGGATTATTTACAGGGGCACAATGCAGTGAGAGATGTCCTGTATCCCGGAAGAGGCGGGATGATATCCTTCAGGGTTCACTCCTCTGCCATGGTCAATCCATTTTTAAAAAGTCTTTCCACAATCACTTTTGCTGAAAGTCTCGGCGGTGTCGAAAGTTTCATTACCTACCCTGCAACCCAGACTCACGCCGACATTCCGGCTGAAATACGTGAAAAAACCGGTGTGTGTGACCGACTTCTCCGATTTTCGGTTGGAATCGAGAACATGGAAGATTTGATAGAGGATTTGGAAAAAGCTTTTAAAAAGGCGCTTCAGGAGGCAGAAGTTCTATGA
- a CDS encoding ATP-binding protein, whose amino-acid sequence METTKHLLMNLSLLLVLLFFIQLIIERQLKEKNRERYQLFYFIISIFTCYIFSVQVQDGINFDLRQVPMILGSLYTGYSFLLAGVTILMRGFLGINEGFWVSVGVFAGLALILKWIHPWFNRLTLNSRVGISVLVTVITSFVLMQLVTVVSEPIKHPEAWISFILIPALTSGLVSYSIETIRQTFIIRQRLAKADKIEAVSHLSAAISHEIRNPLTTVKGFLQLLGEKDYPDEKKKEFIDIAVQELIRAEKVINDYLTFARTAFEKEEEIEVDKELNQVLNVLNPLANLNGVKIRTKYNPELFISGDRSKFKQAFINLFKNGLEAMPNGGELIVQTFRTGTVIHILVRDTGVGMTEEQIARLGEPYYTTKGQHGTGLSMMVTFSIIRAMRGKVEVKSQVGIGTTFHIRFSNLSEEK is encoded by the coding sequence TTGGAAACTACAAAACATTTATTAATGAATCTCTCACTTCTTCTTGTCCTTCTGTTCTTTATACAGTTAATTATCGAAAGGCAATTGAAGGAAAAGAACAGAGAACGATATCAATTATTCTATTTCATTATATCGATTTTTACATGCTATATTTTTTCGGTACAAGTTCAGGATGGCATTAACTTTGATCTTCGACAGGTGCCCATGATTCTTGGAAGTCTTTATACAGGATATAGTTTTCTCCTTGCAGGTGTCACTATCCTAATGAGAGGCTTTTTAGGCATAAACGAAGGTTTCTGGGTGTCGGTGGGGGTCTTTGCAGGCCTTGCACTCATTCTAAAATGGATTCATCCCTGGTTTAACAGGCTTACTCTGAACAGCAGGGTCGGGATCTCTGTTTTGGTGACCGTCATCACTTCGTTTGTACTAATGCAATTGGTTACAGTAGTTAGTGAACCAATCAAACATCCAGAAGCTTGGATCAGCTTCATTTTGATTCCCGCATTAACTTCAGGTCTAGTAAGCTATTCTATTGAGACAATTCGTCAAACCTTCATTATCCGACAAAGGCTAGCGAAGGCGGATAAAATTGAAGCCGTCAGTCATTTAAGTGCAGCAATTTCTCATGAAATACGTAATCCACTGACAACTGTGAAAGGATTTCTGCAGCTGCTCGGTGAGAAAGACTATCCGGATGAAAAGAAAAAGGAGTTCATCGATATTGCGGTCCAGGAATTGATTCGTGCTGAAAAGGTCATTAATGACTATCTTACTTTTGCCAGGACTGCTTTTGAAAAGGAAGAGGAAATCGAAGTCGATAAGGAATTGAATCAGGTTCTCAATGTGCTTAATCCTTTGGCTAACCTTAATGGAGTAAAAATAAGGACTAAATACAATCCTGAATTATTTATATCAGGGGACCGTTCTAAATTCAAGCAAGCATTCATCAACTTGTTCAAGAACGGTTTGGAGGCTATGCCAAACGGCGGGGAACTAATTGTTCAAACCTTCCGCACCGGAACTGTAATCCATATCCTTGTGAGAGATACAGGAGTCGGGATGACAGAAGAGCAGATCGCCCGATTGGGAGAACCATATTACACGACAAAAGGACAGCACGGAACAGGACTTAGCATGATGGTAACTTTCAGCATCATTCGTGCAATGAGAGGGAAAGTAGAAGTTAAAAGCCAGGTTGGTATCGGGACAACCTTCCATATTCGTTTCAGCAATTTATCAGAAGAAAAGTAA
- a CDS encoding cory-CC-star protein, which produces MGFYDQFKRAIALYDEILRQPHRTEIARELRDEEDLFMLLCFSEMLGLPNPAFYYTLELYPVIIERFHDWHLRAGMEKSPLEGIRCC; this is translated from the coding sequence ATGGGTTTTTACGATCAATTCAAGCGAGCCATAGCATTATATGACGAGATTCTCAGACAGCCGCACAGGACTGAAATTGCTCGTGAATTAAGGGATGAAGAGGACCTGTTTATGCTGCTTTGCTTTTCAGAAATGCTCGGCCTGCCGAACCCGGCGTTTTATTACACGCTTGAACTCTATCCTGTCATCATCGAGCGTTTTCATGATTGGCATCTGAGAGCAGGGATGGAAAAATCCCCACTAGAAGGAATACGCTGCTGTTAG
- a CDS encoding M4 family metallopeptidase, whose product MKKKVVSLSLTASLALSGLVAATGFAAPMDSSSKKFTKSHGAPEFVAGKLTNPSQKAAKEVVLGYLKTSKGKYNLGTNDSFVVKSQEADQLGGDVVRLQQVYNGVPVWGATQAARVDETGVLKVFNGTVSKGLDNKILKASNKKSQRDAISIAEVDLGLKPDYEVAPSAELVVYPGEDQAVYAYHVTLNFLSPEPGNYQYFVNAATGEIINKYNALHTAGKNNPSVSGTNTVGSGVGVLGDTKSLNTLLSNGSYYLQDNTRGNGVFTYDAKNRQRTPGSLWLDADNNLNAAYDGAAVDAHYAGLTYDYYKNTFGRNSYDNKGAALKSTVHYGRSYNNAFWNGQQMVYGDGDGTTFIPLSGALDVVAHELTHAVTDFSSDLVYQYESGALNEAISDIFGTLAEFHDNNNPDFEIGEDIYTPNKAGDALRSMSDPTKYGDPDHYSVRYTGTSDNGGVHINSGIINKAAYLLSQGGSHYGVSVPGVGTSKMGAIFYRANTVYFTSSTNFSQARAGLVQAAKDLYGSTSAEVNSVNKAFDAVGIN is encoded by the coding sequence TTGAAAAAGAAAGTAGTTTCCTTGAGTCTAACGGCAAGTTTAGCATTAAGTGGATTGGTTGCGGCAACAGGCTTTGCGGCTCCAATGGATTCATCTTCAAAAAAATTCACTAAAAGCCATGGCGCTCCTGAATTTGTTGCAGGGAAGCTGACGAATCCATCTCAAAAAGCAGCAAAGGAAGTTGTTCTTGGATACTTAAAAACATCAAAGGGTAAATACAACCTTGGAACAAATGATAGTTTCGTCGTTAAATCACAGGAAGCAGATCAGCTTGGTGGAGATGTAGTCCGACTGCAACAAGTATATAACGGTGTCCCTGTCTGGGGAGCAACACAGGCTGCAAGAGTGGACGAAACAGGAGTTCTTAAAGTCTTCAACGGAACAGTCAGCAAAGGACTCGATAACAAAATCCTAAAGGCATCAAATAAAAAATCCCAAAGAGACGCTATCTCAATTGCTGAAGTGGACTTAGGATTGAAACCTGATTATGAAGTAGCCCCTTCTGCTGAATTGGTTGTTTATCCTGGTGAGGACCAAGCAGTGTACGCATACCATGTCACTTTGAATTTCCTTAGTCCTGAACCTGGGAATTACCAGTACTTTGTCAACGCTGCAACTGGGGAAATCATCAATAAATACAATGCTCTTCACACTGCCGGTAAAAATAATCCTTCAGTGAGTGGAACGAACACTGTAGGTTCTGGTGTCGGAGTCCTGGGTGACACGAAATCATTGAACACTCTCCTTTCCAATGGTTCATATTATTTGCAGGACAATACTCGCGGAAATGGTGTCTTCACTTATGATGCAAAAAATAGGCAGAGAACCCCTGGTTCCCTATGGTTGGACGCCGATAATAACCTGAATGCAGCTTATGACGGTGCAGCTGTAGATGCCCACTATGCAGGCCTAACTTATGATTACTATAAGAATACTTTTGGCCGCAATTCATATGACAACAAAGGCGCAGCGTTGAAATCTACTGTGCATTACGGCAGAAGCTATAACAATGCGTTCTGGAATGGCCAGCAAATGGTGTATGGTGATGGAGATGGCACGACCTTCATCCCGCTTTCCGGTGCGCTTGATGTTGTGGCGCATGAACTGACTCACGCAGTGACGGATTTCAGCTCTGACCTTGTTTATCAGTACGAATCTGGTGCTCTGAACGAAGCGATTTCCGATATCTTCGGCACGCTTGCTGAATTCCATGATAATAATAACCCTGACTTTGAAATCGGCGAAGACATCTACACACCAAACAAAGCAGGTGACGCCCTTCGTTCGATGAGCGACCCAACAAAATACGGCGACCCAGATCACTACTCTGTACGTTATACTGGCACTTCCGATAATGGCGGTGTCCATATCAACAGCGGCATCATCAATAAAGCTGCATACCTTCTGAGCCAAGGCGGTTCACATTATGGAGTATCGGTCCCAGGCGTAGGAACGAGTAAAATGGGTGCGATTTTCTACCGTGCAAACACAGTTTATTTTACTTCTTCAACAAACTTTAGTCAGGCAAGAGCAGGATTGGTACAAGCAGCTAAAGACCTGTATGGATCCACTTCGGCAGAAGTCAACTCTGTCAATAAAGCATTTGATGCAGTAGGAATAAATTAA
- a CDS encoding STAS domain-containing protein gives METKTEALYKFLVDNSANFTEDWLKRQRVIQGSDYSADAPPEVMNRVKEQNSNYVRLVANSLFQSEEEMKETISDWTGQTAADRIKSKTDLTEVAWNSGVFRRVYWEYIQKFVKQTDLEVTLDDVFSWEKKINYTLDYVFESFINVFMDILMNRLASQATLIKELSAPVITLTKEVGLLPLIGEIDTTRAKSLMESTLIQSIDARINTLIVDLSGVVMVDTMVAHQIFKLMDALNLLGVQTIITGIRPEVAQTAVQLGIDFSNIMTEGNLQNVIKKFIQR, from the coding sequence ATGGAAACAAAAACAGAGGCATTATACAAGTTCCTGGTCGACAATTCGGCTAATTTCACCGAAGACTGGCTTAAACGGCAGCGGGTGATTCAGGGATCAGATTACTCTGCCGATGCACCGCCAGAGGTAATGAACAGGGTGAAGGAACAGAATTCGAATTATGTTCGTCTAGTAGCAAATTCACTTTTTCAATCTGAGGAAGAGATGAAGGAAACAATTTCTGACTGGACAGGCCAGACTGCAGCAGACCGCATCAAATCAAAAACCGACCTGACGGAGGTAGCGTGGAATTCTGGAGTCTTCCGTCGTGTTTATTGGGAATACATTCAAAAATTTGTAAAGCAGACGGACTTGGAGGTCACCCTCGACGACGTTTTTTCATGGGAAAAGAAGATCAATTACACGCTTGATTATGTCTTTGAGAGCTTTATTAATGTGTTCATGGATATCCTTATGAACCGATTGGCCTCTCAAGCAACTCTAATTAAAGAATTGAGCGCACCAGTCATTACCCTGACAAAGGAAGTTGGACTGCTGCCATTGATTGGTGAAATCGATACTACGAGAGCAAAAAGCTTAATGGAGTCAACTCTTATACAAAGTATTGATGCTAGAATCAATACTTTGATAGTGGATCTTTCAGGAGTGGTGATGGTTGATACAATGGTAGCTCACCAAATCTTCAAACTGATGGATGCTCTAAACTTGCTTGGCGTTCAGACCATCATTACAGGGATTCGTCCAGAGGTTGCCCAAACAGCGGTACAGCTGGGAATTGATTTTTCAAATATTATGACTGAAGGTAATTTGCAGAATGTCATCAAAAAATTCATTCAAAGATAA
- the metC gene encoding cystathionine beta-lyase, which translates to MTQRYTFETQLLHNKHKVDPATGGVSVPIQHASTFHQQSAEQFGKYDYSRSLNPTREALEEIISELEGGVRGFAFSSGMAAISTAFLLLSQGDHVIVTEDVYGGTYRMVTQVLNRFGIEHTFVDMTDLDAVEQAMRPNTALLYAETPSNPLLKVSDIQAISDIAKKNGAYTFVDNTFMTPYLQRPLELGADIVLHSATKFLSGHSDTVAGLAVVKDEELANRLYSLQNSFGAVLGVQDAWLVMRGIKTLSVRMNQSQESAKKIASFLKDQPLIKNVFYPDLADHPQSELQIQQAYGPGAVLSFEIENAEVLSRFIEQVKLPVFAVSLGAVESILSYPAKMSHAAMPPEERQKRGIGDGLLRLSVGLESADDLIADIEQALNCIGTLSLHKEEVK; encoded by the coding sequence ATGACTCAGCGATATACATTCGAAACCCAGTTGCTCCATAACAAGCATAAAGTCGATCCAGCAACTGGCGGAGTCAGCGTACCGATCCAGCATGCCTCCACCTTCCATCAGCAATCTGCAGAACAGTTCGGGAAATATGATTACAGCCGCAGCCTTAACCCGACAAGAGAAGCGCTTGAGGAAATCATCTCCGAACTCGAGGGCGGTGTAAGGGGCTTTGCCTTTTCTTCTGGGATGGCTGCCATCTCAACTGCCTTTTTGCTTCTTTCGCAGGGAGATCACGTGATCGTGACCGAAGATGTTTATGGCGGGACTTATCGGATGGTTACACAGGTATTGAACCGTTTTGGAATTGAGCATACTTTTGTCGATATGACTGATCTTGACGCGGTGGAACAAGCGATGAGGCCAAACACAGCATTGCTTTATGCAGAAACACCTTCTAATCCGCTGCTAAAGGTATCAGATATTCAGGCTATCAGCGATATTGCAAAGAAAAACGGCGCCTATACATTTGTCGACAATACTTTCATGACTCCCTACTTGCAGCGACCGTTGGAACTTGGAGCTGATATTGTCCTTCACAGCGCGACAAAGTTTCTGTCCGGCCACAGTGATACAGTCGCAGGTCTGGCAGTAGTTAAGGATGAAGAACTGGCAAACAGGCTTTATTCCCTGCAGAATTCTTTCGGGGCTGTCCTCGGGGTCCAGGATGCATGGCTTGTTATGAGAGGTATCAAAACCCTGTCAGTCAGAATGAATCAATCTCAGGAAAGCGCAAAGAAAATTGCTAGCTTTTTAAAAGATCAGCCTTTAATCAAGAATGTCTTTTACCCTGACCTTGCAGATCATCCGCAGTCAGAGCTTCAGATACAGCAGGCATACGGGCCCGGTGCGGTTCTTTCCTTTGAAATTGAAAATGCTGAGGTTTTATCCAGATTTATAGAACAAGTGAAACTGCCTGTTTTTGCAGTCAGCCTCGGAGCGGTAGAATCCATCCTTTCCTACCCTGCAAAAATGTCACATGCAGCAATGCCACCGGAAGAACGGCAGAAACGCGGAATCGGCGATGGCCTCCTTCGTTTATCAGTCGGACTTGAAAGTGCAGATGACTTGATCGCAGACATTGAGCAGGCTTTGAATTGCATAGGAACTTTAAGCCTACATAAGGAGGAAGTCAAATGA
- a CDS encoding exonuclease SbcCD subunit D, translating to MKFIHTGDWHLGKLVHGMYMTEDQREVLNQFIELVAEEQPDAVVIAGDLYDRSVPPTDAVELLDEVLFKINVELNTPVIAIAGNHDSAERLSFGSSWYRHNHFYLTGKLTNDFRPVNINGVNFYLIPYAEPGVVRHMLDDSSIHSHQDAMKAVIGKIEENLNPDEANVFVGHAFVLGGDSCDSERSLSVGGSGCVTQDLFDPFAFTALVHLHSPDAIRHDRIKYSGSLLKYSFSEAKQRKSISIVEMNDDGSFDMRYRTLKPKQDMRELEGHLEQLLDPSFYEKENIHDYLKVTLLDDGAIIDPMGKLRQVFPNVLHLDRKIESMDQKHKHHFKSIREEKKSELELFEQFYKEMTTSEFTDDKRDVMTEVIGKVLKEEGQK from the coding sequence ATGAAATTTATTCATACAGGTGACTGGCATCTTGGAAAGCTTGTCCATGGAATGTATATGACCGAAGATCAGCGAGAGGTGTTGAATCAATTTATTGAACTTGTCGCGGAAGAACAACCTGATGCTGTTGTGATTGCAGGCGATCTTTACGACAGGTCCGTACCGCCAACTGATGCAGTAGAACTTCTTGATGAAGTTCTCTTCAAAATCAACGTGGAACTGAATACACCGGTTATTGCTATTGCCGGCAACCATGACAGTGCAGAACGTCTATCATTTGGCAGCTCATGGTACCGGCATAATCATTTTTATCTTACTGGGAAACTGACGAATGATTTTAGACCAGTTAATATTAACGGGGTCAATTTTTACCTGATTCCTTATGCTGAACCTGGCGTAGTTCGTCATATGCTTGATGATTCTTCGATTCACTCCCATCAGGACGCGATGAAGGCAGTGATTGGAAAAATCGAAGAAAACCTGAATCCTGACGAAGCAAATGTTTTTGTTGGACATGCCTTCGTTCTCGGTGGAGACTCATGCGATTCAGAGCGTTCATTATCTGTCGGTGGTTCCGGCTGTGTTACTCAGGACTTATTTGACCCGTTTGCTTTTACCGCGCTGGTCCATCTCCATAGCCCTGACGCAATCAGACACGATCGGATAAAGTACTCTGGCTCGCTATTAAAATACTCTTTTTCAGAGGCTAAACAGCGTAAATCGATTTCAATCGTTGAAATGAACGACGACGGCAGTTTTGATATGCGTTACAGGACCCTGAAACCGAAGCAGGATATGCGGGAATTGGAAGGCCACCTGGAACAGCTTCTGGATCCTTCCTTTTATGAAAAAGAAAATATTCATGATTATTTAAAAGTAACATTGCTTGATGATGGGGCGATAATCGACCCAATGGGCAAGCTTCGCCAGGTCTTCCCGAATGTCCTTCATCTGGATCGTAAAATCGAATCCATGGACCAAAAGCATAAGCACCACTTCAAATCGATCAGGGAAGAAAAAAAGTCGGAACTGGAGCTTTTCGAACAGTTTTACAAGGAAATGACGACAAGCGAATTTACTGATGATAAACGCGACGTCATGACTGAAGTGATAGGCAAAGTATTGAAGGAGGAGGGGCAAAAATGA
- a CDS encoding carbon starvation CstA family protein, producing the protein MNSLWLAVIGMIVFTIGYRFYSKWVAEKIYRLDPNYVTPAHQYSDGVDFVPTKKMILWGHHFTSVAGAAPIVGPAIAVYWGWLPAFLWVTLGTVFAAGVHDFGTLVLSVRNKGQSVGTITNKLIGKRAKIMFLFIILILVLMVNAVFAWVIANLFVKFPASVLSVFLQIPLAIWIGYAVYKKKKGMLLPSLIALAVMYGAAILASRVPALQIDLVNYFGGAENTVMFGLSGVSMAFLVWILVLMVYVYIASTLPVWKLLQPRDYINSHQLVVGLFILYAGLIFLQPKVTAPAMNGAATDVSWFPLLFITIACGAISGFHGLVSSGTSSKQLEKETDARFVGYLGAVGEGVLALIAIIAVVTVFATKADFTAAYSSFAAASAGGLGNFINGAAQLATGIWIPADIARTIVSIIVVSFAATTLDTSVRLMRYIIAEIGSEYNVKALTKTHVATTVAVVSSAALVLLPKGPNGFGSGGYLLWQLFGTSNQLLAGVSLLLVSIWLKRQGRNYLVTFIPMVFVFFMTLWAMIQQVVFQWSGYGNGELNMLLFGIGGLILIFVFWIIIEAISAFSRNNPPPLSKEM; encoded by the coding sequence ATGAACTCTTTATGGTTAGCCGTGATCGGAATGATCGTCTTTACAATCGGCTACCGCTTCTATTCAAAGTGGGTAGCTGAAAAGATTTACCGCCTCGATCCGAATTACGTGACACCGGCACACCAATATTCGGACGGGGTTGACTTTGTCCCAACAAAGAAGATGATCCTTTGGGGACACCACTTTACGTCTGTAGCCGGGGCAGCTCCAATTGTTGGGCCAGCGATTGCCGTGTATTGGGGATGGCTTCCTGCATTCCTATGGGTGACATTGGGTACAGTATTCGCAGCAGGTGTCCATGACTTCGGAACTCTAGTCCTTTCAGTCAGAAATAAAGGACAGTCAGTCGGTACAATCACAAACAAGCTGATTGGAAAACGTGCAAAAATCATGTTCTTATTCATTATTTTAATCCTTGTGTTGATGGTTAACGCCGTTTTTGCATGGGTCATTGCCAACTTGTTTGTAAAATTCCCCGCGAGTGTTCTATCCGTATTCCTACAGATACCACTTGCAATTTGGATTGGTTATGCTGTTTATAAAAAGAAGAAGGGAATGCTCCTGCCTTCCTTGATCGCACTGGCCGTCATGTATGGGGCAGCCATTCTTGCCAGCCGTGTTCCGGCATTGCAAATCGATCTAGTTAACTACTTTGGCGGTGCGGAGAATACCGTCATGTTTGGACTAAGTGGTGTATCCATGGCATTCTTGGTCTGGATTCTCGTGTTGATGGTTTATGTTTACATTGCCTCGACTCTGCCTGTCTGGAAGCTTCTACAGCCACGCGATTATATTAATTCACATCAATTGGTTGTAGGCTTGTTCATTTTGTATGCAGGATTGATTTTCCTTCAGCCTAAGGTTACAGCACCAGCAATGAACGGTGCAGCCACGGACGTTTCCTGGTTCCCGCTCTTATTCATTACAATTGCCTGTGGTGCCATTTCTGGATTCCATGGACTTGTTTCTTCAGGAACATCCTCTAAACAGTTGGAAAAAGAAACGGATGCCCGCTTTGTCGGTTATCTTGGTGCAGTTGGAGAAGGTGTCCTTGCCCTTATTGCCATTATTGCTGTTGTTACTGTGTTTGCGACAAAAGCCGATTTCACTGCTGCATATTCTAGTTTTGCTGCTGCAAGCGCAGGCGGTCTTGGCAACTTCATCAATGGCGCCGCCCAGCTTGCGACCGGGATCTGGATTCCAGCTGACATTGCAAGGACGATTGTTTCAATTATTGTTGTCAGCTTTGCCGCAACAACTTTGGACACGTCAGTAAGATTAATGCGCTACATCATCGCTGAAATCGGAAGCGAGTACAATGTCAAGGCTCTGACAAAGACTCATGTGGCTACAACTGTTGCGGTTGTTTCCAGTGCTGCCCTAGTTCTATTGCCAAAAGGACCTAATGGATTCGGTTCCGGGGGATACTTATTGTGGCAGCTGTTCGGAACAAGCAACCAGCTTTTGGCTGGAGTCAGCCTTCTGCTTGTTTCCATTTGGCTGAAACGTCAGGGAAGAAACTATCTAGTGACTTTCATCCCGATGGTTTTCGTATTCTTCATGACTCTTTGGGCAATGATTCAGCAGGTCGTTTTCCAGTGGTCCGGATATGGAAACGGTGAGCTGAACATGCTGCTCTTTGGTATTGGAGGACTGATTCTGATATTTGTATTCTGGATCATCATCGAGGCAATCTCAGCCTTCAGCAGGAATAACCCGCCGCCATTGAGCAAGGAAATGTAA
- a CDS encoding ArsA family ATPase, whose protein sequence is MEMLEKKVFFIGGKGGVGKSTTSAAMALFLAQKGKKILLVSTDPAHNTGDLFHRNFSGGKIQRATENLDVLEIDSEQESRNYINGVKGNLKGLVKATMLEEVNRQIDMAASSPGAEEAALFDKITSLILEEIANYDGIVFDTAPTGHTIRLLTLPELMGVWMDGLLERRKKANENYAQWMNDGEMSEDPLYDKLNERKNRFKRVREVLLDHTQTEYVFVLNGERLPILETSKAIETLHQHGIHVHSVVINKVIPDEADGRFMEQRRVNERVYLDEIKDKFKNQRKIYLPLLEYDISSLTTLELISGLLGKQIDYHLNHR, encoded by the coding sequence TTGGAAATGCTGGAAAAAAAGGTCTTTTTTATCGGAGGAAAAGGCGGCGTTGGCAAAAGCACAACATCCGCGGCAATGGCGCTTTTTCTTGCGCAAAAAGGGAAAAAGATACTGCTGGTTTCGACGGACCCCGCCCATAACACAGGCGATTTATTTCATCGTAACTTCAGCGGGGGAAAAATCCAAAGAGCAACAGAGAACCTGGACGTACTGGAAATTGATTCAGAACAGGAATCAAGGAATTACATCAATGGAGTAAAAGGCAACCTGAAAGGCCTGGTCAAAGCGACGATGCTGGAAGAGGTCAACAGACAGATTGATATGGCCGCATCCTCGCCTGGGGCAGAAGAAGCGGCGCTGTTTGATAAAATCACCTCACTGATTCTTGAGGAAATTGCAAACTATGACGGCATAGTATTTGACACAGCACCAACCGGTCATACAATCAGGCTCCTGACACTTCCGGAATTGATGGGTGTCTGGATGGACGGCCTGTTGGAACGGCGCAAAAAAGCGAATGAGAATTACGCACAGTGGATGAACGATGGTGAAATGAGCGAGGATCCTTTATATGATAAGCTTAATGAACGGAAAAACCGATTCAAGCGTGTAAGAGAAGTCCTGCTTGATCACACACAAACCGAGTATGTATTTGTGCTTAACGGCGAGCGTCTGCCAATCCTGGAAACGAGCAAGGCTATCGAAACTTTGCATCAGCATGGAATACATGTTCATTCGGTCGTTATCAATAAAGTCATCCCTGATGAAGCAGATGGAAGGTTCATGGAGCAACGAAGAGTGAACGAGCGAGTATATCTTGATGAAATCAAAGACAAATTCAAGAATCAGAGAAAAATTTACTTGCCGCTTCTTGAGTACGATATTTCTTCTCTGACCACATTGGAACTTATATCAGGTCTTTTAGGAAAACAAATTGATTACCATTTGAACCATAGATAA